The proteins below are encoded in one region of Apium graveolens cultivar Ventura chromosome 4, ASM990537v1, whole genome shotgun sequence:
- the LOC141721383 gene encoding cytochrome P450 78A7-like produces MDSSSLLSKDTTWCLFALPVFLSSNNLLEPFVLFSLFVTLITVSVLAWAFSSGGVAWKNGRNRLGPVPIPGLKGLPVLGSILSLSKGLPHRSLASIASARAGLSKQLMAFSLGSSPLVVTSDPVVAREILSSPHFADRPVKQSAKSLLFTRTIGFSPNGAYWRNLRKIASTHLFAPRRIAAHEAGRQLDSAALIRGIASEQATRGVVTLRKHLQDAALNNIMGSVFGRRFDTEKDDKEVNKLREMVAEGFELLSAFNWCDYLPWLSCVYDPQHVIKRCEALVPRVREFVGTIIQQHKLNHNHQSSYAADDADFVDVLLSLDGEDKLSQEDMIAVLWEMIFRGTDTTALLTEWVMAELVLHQDIQTKLNNEICNVVRNKVVTDADVVKLPYLQAVVKETLRIHPPGPLLSWARLSSSDVQLSNGMVVPANTTALVNMWAITHDSELWEAPLEFKPERFLGDGDVDVRGGDLKLAPFGSGRRVCPGKNLGLVTVNMWVAQLVKNYKWAQDVTKNPVDLTEVLKLSCEMRTPLSAIAIPRKIVD; encoded by the exons ATGGATTCAAGCAGTTTGCTTTCCAAAGATACAACCTGGTGCTTATTTGCACTCCCTGTTTTTCTAAGCTCTAATAACCTTCTCGAGCCCTTTGTTTTGTTTTCTCTTTTTGTCACCTTGATCACTGTTTCTGTTCTTGCATGGGCCTTTTCTTCGGGCGGTGTTGCCTGGAAAAATGGGCGCAACCGATTAGGCCCGGTGCCGATCCCGGGCCTAAAAGGCCTTCCTGTTTTAGGAAGCATATTGAGCCTCAGCAAGGGCTTGCCTCACCGCTCTCTAGCTTCGATAGCTTCGGCTCGAGCAGGCCTTAGCAAACAACTCATGGCTTTTAGCCTTGGTTCCAGTCCTTTGGTTGTTACTTCTGATCCTGTTGTTGCTCGGGAGATTCTTAGTTCTCCTCACTTTGCCGACCGTCCTGTTAAACAATCGGCCAAGTCTCTGTTGTTCACTCGAACCATTGGTTTTTCTCCCAACGGCGCTTACTGGCGCAACCTCAGAAAGATTGCGTCAACACACCTTTTTGCTCCTCGTCGCATTGCAGCACATGAAGCCGGACGACAGCTAGACTCGGCTGCTTTAATACGAGGTATAGCATCCGAGCAAGCTACACGAGGAGTTGTGACATTGAGGAAACACTTGCAGGATGCGGCTTTGAATAATATTATGGGAAGTGTTTTCGGGAGACGGTTCGACAcggagaaggatgataaggaagTGAATAAGCTGAGGGAAATGGTTGCTGAAGGGTTTGAGCTGTTGAGTGCGTTTAATTGGTGTGATTATCTACCCTGGCTTAGCTGTGTGTACGATCCGCAGCACGTAATCAAGCGATGTGAGGCTCTTGTTCCCCGAGTTAGAGAATTTGTTGGAACGATTATTCAACAACATAAACTTAATCATAATCATCAGTCCAGTTATGctgctgatgatgctgattttGTTGATGTTTTGCTGTCATTAGATGGGGAGGACAAGCTTAGTCAAGAGGACATGATCGCTGTCTTATGG GAAATGATATTTAGAGGAACAGATACAACAGCTTTGTTGACTGAGTGGGTGATGGCCGAGTTAGTGTTGCACCAGGATATTCAAACTAAACTTAACAACGAGATTTGCAACGTTGTACGCAACAAAGTTGTCACCGATGCTGACGTGGTAAAGCTGCCCTATCTACAAGCAGTAGTCAAAGAGACTCTCCGGATCCACCCACCCGGCCCACTTCTGTCATGGGCCCGGCTATCCTCCTCGGACGTCCAGCTCAGCAACGGCATGGTGGTCCCAGCAAACACAACAGCATTAGTAAACATGTGGGCCATCACCCATGACTCAGAATTATGGGAGGCCCCACTGGAGTTCAAGCCAGAAAGGTTCTTAGGAGATGGTGACGTGGACGTGAGAGGTGGGGACCTCAAGTTAGCACCATTCGGGTCAGGTCGTCGGGTTTGCCCGGGTAAGAATCTGGGCCTGGTGACGGTGAACATGTGGGTGGCCCAGCTGGTGAAGAACTACAAGTGGGCCCAAGATGTGACCAAGAACCCGGTTGACCTAACTGAAGTGTTGAAGCTGTCTTGCGAAATGAGGACCCCACTTTCCGCTATAGCAATTCCAAGGAAAATCGTTGACTGA